One genomic region from Anguilla rostrata isolate EN2019 chromosome 2, ASM1855537v3, whole genome shotgun sequence encodes:
- the csnk1e gene encoding casein kinase I, whose product MELRVGNKYRLGRKIGSGSFGDIYLGANIATGEEVAIKLECVKTKHPQLHIESKFYKMMQGGVGIPSIKWCGAEGDYNVMVMELLGPSLEDLFNFCSRKFSLKTVLLLADQMISRIEYIHSKNFIHRDVKPDNFLMGLGKKGNLVYIIDFGLAKKYRDARTHQHIPYRENKNLTGTARYASINTHLGIEQSRRDDLESLGYVLMYFNLGSLPWQGLKAATKRQKYERISEKKMSTPIEVLCKGYPSEFSTYLNFCRSLRFDDKPDYSYLRQLFRNLFHRQGFSYDYVFDWNMLKFGASRTAEDGERERRGGGEERDERIVGGPRGSAARALPPGPNPPAPNRVRNGPEAAISTPASRVQQSGNTSPRAISRAERERKVSMRLHRGAPANVSSSDLTARHDRISTSQVSMPFEHLGK is encoded by the exons ATGGAGCTGAGGGTGGGAAATAAATACCGGCTTGGGAGGAAGATCGGGAGCGGCTCTTTTGGAGACATTTACCTGG GTGCCAACATTGCAACGGGGGAGGAGGTAGCCATCAAACTGGAGTGTGTGAAGACCAAACACCCACAGTTGCACATCGAGAGCAAGTTCTACAAGATGatgcagggaggag TTGGCATTCCTTCGATAAAGTGGTGTGGGGCAGAGGGAGACTACAATGTGATGGTTATGGAGCTGCTGGGTCCAAGCCTGGAGGACCTCTTCAACTTCTGCTCACGCAAGTTCAGCCTGAagactgtgctgctgctggctgatCAAATG ATCAGCCGTATCGAGTACATCCACTCAAAGAACTTCATCCACCGCGACGTCAAGCCCGACAACTTCCTGATGGGCCTGGGGAAGAAAGGCAACCTGGTCTACATCATCGACTTCGGGCTGGCCAAGAAGTACCGCGACGCCCGCACTCACCAGCACATCCCTTACAGGGAGAACAAGAACCTGACGGGCACCGCCCGCTACGCCTCCATCAACACCCACCTGGGCATAG aGCAGTCGCGGCGTGACGACCTGGAGTCTCTGGGCTACGTGCTGATGTACTTCAACCTCGGCTCCCTGCCCTGGCAGGGCCTCAAGGCCGCCACCAAGAGGCAGAAGTACGAGCGGATCAGCGAGAAGAAGATGTCCACCCCCATCGAGGTGCTCTGCAAGGGCTACCCCT CCGAGTTCTCCACCTACCTGAATTTCTGTCGCTCGCTGCGTTTCGATGACAAACCGGATTACTCGTACCTGCGTCAGCTCTTCAGAAACCTCTTCCACAGACAGGGCTTCAGCTATGACTACGTCTTCGACTGGAATATGCTCAAATTT GGAGCCAGCAGAACAGCAGAAGATggtgagagggagcggaggggtggaggggaggagcggGACGAGAGAATAGTGGGTGGGCCTCGGGGGTCGGCAGCTCGCGCCCTGCCACCTGGCCCAAACCCCCCGGCACCCAACAGGGTGAGGAACGGGCCAGAGGCAGCCATCTCCACACCTGCTTCTCGAGTACAGCAGTCAG gaaACACGTCTCCTCGGGCGATCTCTcgtgcggagagagagaggaaggtgaGCATGAGGCTGCACCGGGGCGCCCCCGCCAACGTTTCCTCGTCCGACCTCACCGCCCGCCACGACCGCATCTCCACATCGCAG GTCAGCATGCCGTTTGAGCACCTGGGAAAATGa